One genomic window of Erinaceus europaeus chromosome 7, mEriEur2.1, whole genome shotgun sequence includes the following:
- the LOC103118278 gene encoding cytochrome c oxidase assembly protein COX14: MPTAKQLADFGYKTFSTSMMLLTVYGSYLCSVRAYQFFQSRRSRRQAAEEQKTS; this comes from the coding sequence ATGCCAACTGCCAAACAGCTCGCCGACTTCGGCTACAAGACCTTCTCCACCTCCATGATGCTGCTCACCGTGTACGGGAGCTACCTCTGCAGCGTCCGCGCCTACCAATTCTTCCAGAGTCGCCGCTCCCGCCGCCAGGCCGCAGAAGAACAGAAGACCTCGTGA